The DNA window GAGGCCGAAACCGACGTGCTCGCCTACACCGGCTTCCCCACCCAGCACCGCACGAAGTTACACTCAACCAATCCGCTCGAGCGGCTCAACAAGGAGGTCAAGCGCCGCGCCGACGTCGTCGGAATCTTCCCGAACGAAGACAGCATCATCCGCCTCGTCGGGGCTGTGCTGATGGAGCAGAACGACGAGTGGCAGCTCCAGCACCGATACATGCAGATCGAAGGCATGGCCGAACTCAACCAACCCATGATCGAGGAGGAAAATCAGCCCCTACACATCACCGCCAAAGCCGCCTGACGATGGCCCACGGCCACAGCCGAAATTACACCACCTTGACGGACGCGACCCGCCAAGGAGCGCGGAGCAGGTGCGCTGTAGTAGACAGCCTCAAGCTGGAGAGATTTGTCCAATTCGGCCACGCTCGTTCTTCCTCCCGACTTTTCCATCTGACGATAGATGGGCGGCTGACGCCACGCAAAGATGTAACCATCATCAAGTTAAACGAACGGCAGCTTTTGGGGATAGCGGCTTACTAGCGGAATGATCGACAATGGCGCAAATTGTCGCGTCGGCAACTCGACCTATTAGAAATTTGCAACGGGTTGCAATTCGACGCCAGCAAGCGGGACATATCCGGCTCGCAGAGAAGCAACCATTGGCTCTGGCGTTAGCTGGATACAATCCATGAGCTTGCATCGACTGATTGGGTGCCCATAACCACCATGCTGCCAGGGCCATAACATATCATCTTGCCAAAGGAGGGGCCGTCTGTCGATTTCCGGAGCAAATACAAATACCCCATCAGGCATGTTAGAAAGTTCAACCTTCCGCCTATTTGTCCGCTCAGAAATGCGCGCTCCATGACAGCCTTGGTCAATTTGTCGCAGCGGAACCCAATCACGCGGAGAAAACCCCTGACCAATTTTCCAGGCAGTGATGAATGCAGCAAGAGCAGCGGGACGACATTCTCCACACGGCCTGTGCCCCGCCGCCATAGCAACTGCCTCGTCATGAAAAAATAAAGGATAATAATGGCCCGGCGTGTCCATTGGCGCTTTCCACCCTTTGCCGTCAAGAATACAGCTCAACCAGCGACGGCTGCGCCATTCCCGGCCGAGCGTTCCATCGGGCGCGTGAAGATCACCGCGGTTTCCCATAAGCGAACCCTTATGATGGGTTGCTTCAATCGTGCCAAACGGCGTGACGCGATTTTGCCTTGGGCGCTTCACAGTTGCAACGCACGGCGCATCAAGCGCGAAACCTTCTGCCCGGTCCATACACCTCCCCTTGCTGTTGGAATTTCGCGACCTTGAAGTTCAATCGCGATATCCTCAAAATTTTTCCCGGCATCGCGAAGCGACATAATCAACGGGGCCACGTCTTGCGCTCGCTCATCAGCTTGTCTCGAGCGGGCAACAGCACTCGCTTGCGCACCTCTGGCGGCAACACTGGGAAGGTTGCCTCTGTCACCACCGAGAACCACGCCACGCGCCTTCGCAGCTTTCAAAGCTGCCTTGGTACGATCGGAGATCATCCGCGCCTCGTGTTCGGCAACGGCTGACAAAATGTGGATCGTAAGCCGGTTAGCTTCCGGAAAATCGGCCGCGACGAAATCGACGCCACTTTCTAAAATGTTAGAGACGAACGCTACGCTACGCGCGAGCCGATCAAGTTTGGCGATTATAAGAGTGGCCCGGTGGAGACGGCAAAGGCCAAATGCTTTCGCCAGTTCCGGCCGATCAGCGTTACGCCCACTTTCGACTTCAATCTTTTCAGCGATCAATGTGTGTGGGCGCTGAGACAGAAATTTGTGAACCGCTTCCTGCTGTGCCTCCAAACCAAGACCACTTCGCCCCTGCCGGTCTGTAGACACCCGGTAATAAGCTATGAACCGTAAATTATCCCAACACTTTGCCATCGGCACTCAGCAACAACCAACGATGTTGCATGATGCAATAGCAAAGTGTTCGTCATTTTTCTATCAAAATTATCTTAAAGTCCTGAATCACTTTTATTTGATAGTGGTTGATAAGTTATTGTGCATTGTTCATTGGCCCATGCCGAAAACATAACATGGTTGCCTTTTTCCTTGTCCCGCCACCATGATGTATTTGAGCGCTCATAATGCTTGTCTGGAATTCCATATGCGGCAGCCATCTCACCAGCAAGTTTGAAGCAATCTAGGGGTGCCTTCAGGTGTAGCGTCGCCCGGTCCAGCCGATCATTTGAAAAATGGAATTCCACATCAAATTGACGTCCGCCTGTTTGGTATGGCGCATGCATGGTTGGAGCATCCGCAGCAATTTCTGGAAGATGATCTCTGAGCATCGGATCGACCGAATTCGGGTCAAATACCAGCGGCTGCGTTTTGCCACCTGATGCGCCCGCAACCTCTGCCGACGACATGCCCCACTGGGTGTATTGCCAACCCGCTTGAGCCACCGACGGCACCGATACTGCAGCCAATCCGATAATCACTCGCGCCAATTCCATATTCCCTCCGGAAGCCAATTACCTTTCAACCATCATTAGGGACTATAGTCCCTGGTGACTATAGTCATTGTCGCCGATTCACTCGACGATGGAGGATTGGCGGATCAGGGTCGGCAAAAATGTGCGCAGGTTGCGAGAAGATCGTGGCCTGACCCAAGAACGGATAGCCTTCGACGCGAAAATCGATCTTACCTATTTGGGCGGCATCGAGCGCGGAAAGCGCAATCCCAGCTTGCTCGTCATGGTTCGCATTTCCGACGCGCTAGGCGTCGCGGTCACCGAGCTAGTGGCCTGATTGATGGTGGGCTTACGCCAGCTTTGAAACCGCACGCATTATTAGAGCATCATCTGCGATCGCATTTTTTCCTTGAGGCGATCCAATGCCAGCCGAGCCATGAACGAGCGTTTGGGATTGTACCTGGCTAACACTTGTATCATGCGGAAGGACCAACTTGCCGCTCCTTGCCACAATGAGAAAGAGCCAATTCGTGATGACACTTCGTGCCAGACTTTCATCGGGCCGCTAGGGCCGTCTGCCCGATTTAAGATGCGGTCGAATTGGAGGATCGCTCGGTGAAGATGGTGATCCTGCGGACCTACGATCGTTCGGTGGCGCTGCATCCTGAGTTGGTATCCGAGGAATTTGAAGCCTTGATCGCAACGGCGTAATTGCTTTTGTACAACGGTCAACTGTGAGTTGGAGCAGCCGCCAAATGCAGCGACCAGGGCCTCGAAATTCTGGAGAGCCTCTCGACGGGTCCGACCTCCAACAAGGAAGTTGTCACCGAAATTGACGGTCGCGAAATCAGGCGACAGCTTTGCGAGCTGCTGCGCAACGAACGCATCCGCAACGGCAGGAGAGGTTCTCGCCCCCTGGGGTAATCCCCTAAACGCAGTCAAAGCATGTACGGCCGTGCTGCAGCCTTTCATAAACCGTGGGTAGGTATACCTCGGGTTAGCATGGTCCGACGTAATCACTACGTGGGATATCCTACCGTCGACAGGAAGAAGTCTTGCGACTTCCTCTTTACCAATCGAGGGGTAGAAATTGGTGATGTCGGCTTCGATAATCCAACGCCAATCCCGATCGCGCATCAGCGCGATGGCATGTCGGACCGCGTGATCAACGCCGCGCTGGAGAAAACAGCGGTCATCGCGTTTTAGAAACGGCTGGATAGCATGGCCTACCTGTTCTTGTAGAACGCGGCTTTCCCATCCGAATGCGAGGTAGAGCCTTTCGCCGCCGCTTGGTTTGCGTTTCGCTCGCACTTCAACGTATTCCATTGTGCCCCGCCACGGCGACAAAGTCTCCGCACGAGCGACAGCATCTCGCTTTTTCAGGCGATCGACTGGGCGCAAATTTGCATTCGCTTCAATCGCCGCGACGATTTTGCTCGCACGACCCCGAAGGGAACGCTGCATTATCGCCCTAGCGCGATAAACCTCTCCATTCGCTAGCGCCGTTGCGATCCGGCGATCCACCTTAGCCTGAGCGCGAACGGCACGCTTGGTCAAGTTTCGCCATGCCGGCCGATTGGCTTCTCTTGCGGGGCTAGCACCGTTATGCATATTGCCCACCATAGCGATAGCGATGACGTCCGAGTTCGGTTGCCTCGTTGCAACGGGTTGCAAAATCTCGCGTCCCGTTCGTATTTTGCGATGTGTGCGCACTATCGAGGATAGTCGCGAGCATCTTCATAATAGGGTCTACAGCCTGCTCGGCTTGATAGCGCAGCCGCTGCGGAGCGGTCACAAGGTCAAGTTCAAAGAGGCGCTGCATCGCCCGGCCGGCCCGCAGAATGCTGGTCACGTCGTCTTTCGCCACGCCCCGCGACAATGCATAAGCATATATGGCGTTGAGATGCCTCAGCTTCGTCTCCAGCATCTCACCAATTGCATCCTCTGCTTTTTCGAGTGGGCACATCGCTTCCAGTAGTTCGCCAGATAGACAGACGCGCGGTGCGTCGGCAGGAGCAACGCTTGCAGGGATGGGACGCGAAGAGAACAAGAATGCGTCGACGTTGCCGGCGTAGGCAAGCGCTCGCTCTGTGCACCGCCGTTGATGGCGATGTAATGCAGACTTTGAGACCCCGAAATTCGCAGCGGTCGCGATCAACTTCCCGCCGGTCGCCAACGCTGTGTCGATCGCAGCCGAGTGCGAATGATTGCAGATCGAACAACGGGTCATCACCGCATCCTGCTTTACTTTTCCCACTTCCCGCATCATTTCCCGCCGCCCATAGCCTCGAGCATCGCCAGCCGCTCAGGCTGCTTGTCTGGCTTTGCGCCGGACGATCGCGTCCACCACAGATCGAGGGACGATCACGTCAGCCACCAGCCGCGCACCAGCCTTGTCAAACAGTGTGGCTGCCTCAGCGTTGAATTTGGTGGCTTGGAACAAAAACCAGCGTGCCGTCTCGCGTGGGACAATATCCCGAACGAAGCCAGCAACGTATTCAAGCCGGAATGACGCCTGGAGCGCTTGCCACGCCGGGAGCAGGTCTTCCGGCGGAACACGCATCACGTTGGCAGGGCATTCTGACAAGGCATTGACCTGATCCCAGCCAAAAGCTGCCCGCTGCCCCGCCTTGAGGCCGGACAATTGTGTACGCACTCCAGCGACAATTTCCCGTCCCGATATATAGCCGTCCAGTGGCACGTTAAGCTTCCCGCGGCATAATGACCCGATAACCATCTGGGCCACCCAAGCTGTTGACCACAGGTCGGATCAGCCCGCGCCTGAGCAGTTCATCCTTGGCACATACGGCCCGGATGCGACCAATACCCAGTACTTCACCGGCACGCTCAGCTACTAAGTCTACAGGACGCCCGTTATTTCGCTCCGCCTCCGACTTCATTGCCACAAGAAGCAATCCGCCATCCGGCGACAGACGCAGCTTGGCAATACATGGGTCGAGCTTAACTTGATCCCTCTTCTGAGCTTGGGTCGGAGTATGGCTGCCGAGTTGCAACGCGAATGCCTGCTCCACGGCTGCGCCAGTCGTTGGCGCAGCACCGCCAGCCGATGACGCAACTGCGCGATGAACACGTCCGGCTTGCCGCCGCTGCTCATTCAACTTGCGATCCGCCAGTGTTGGAAGCAGTTCCGATTTCAGTGTAGATAATCCTAGCCCGCCTTATTCACCAAAAGTGTCCTGAAGGGTTGGCGGGAGTGGCGTAAGCCTCTGATCTGAATTAGGAACTGGGTGTCTAAGCCGAACCTGCCGCAGGGCAGAAAATGCCACGGGCCACACCCGCCATGAACGATGATATCGCAAGCTCATTTGGATTCCCAGCAGTCGGCCGCAAGAAAATCACAGCTGCGTTCGACGGTGGCCGGCTTACCTCGGATGGCGGTGTTCTACTGCTTGCACAGGCCGAGCGCGCGATGGGGATTTGCCAGCGCCTGGCGGCTTGTATTGCCGATCCGCGCGATCCAGCGCGGGTGATCCATCGCCTGGATGACATTCTGCGTGCCCGTGTGTTCGCGATTGCGTGCGGCTATGAGGATGCCGATGATCTCGATGCTCTGCGCGACGATCCAGGCTTCCGCCTGGCGCTCGGCAAGCTGCCGGAATCGGGCGCGGGGCTGGCCAGCCAACCGACGATGAGCCGGTGGGAAAATGCACCGACTACGCGCGAACTGGCCAGCATGATGGCCGCGATGATCGACATCTACTGCGCCAGCTATCCCGCCCCTCCGACAGCGGTCACGCTGGATATCGACGACACGTGCGACGTCGTGCATGGCTATCAACAGCTCTCGTTCTGGAACGGGCATCATGGGGAGCGCTGCTTCCTACCGATCCATATCTACGACACCGCGACCGGCAGGCCGGTGGCCATGCTGCTGCGCACAGGCAAGACGCCTTCTGGAAAGGAGGCGGCGGGGCACATCCGACGCCTGGTGCGTCACCTGCGCCGTAATTGGCCCGATACCCACATCACTATCCGCGGCGACGGGCACTATGGTCGACCCGAGGTCATGGCCTACTGCGATGCGGCCCGCGTCGATTACGTGTTCGGCCTGCCCACCAATTCAGCGCTGCGCGCCGATCCCGCCATTGTTGCGGTCGCCGATGCCTGCGCGGTCAAGCGCGCCCAGCGTCAGTGTCCCGTCCTGCGCAACTATGCCGAGACCCGCTATGGGGCAAAGACCTGGAAGTGCCAGCGTCGCGTCGTTGCACGGATCGAGGCCAGCACGCTGGGCATGGACATCCGCTATGTCGTCACCTCGTTGGCAACAGGATCGGCCGAGCACATCTACGACACGCTCTACTGCGCGCGTGGTCAGG is part of the Sphingobium amiense genome and encodes:
- a CDS encoding recombinase family protein, whose protein sequence is MAKCWDNLRFIAYYRVSTDRQGRSGLGLEAQQEAVHKFLSQRPHTLIAEKIEVESGRNADRPELAKAFGLCRLHRATLIIAKLDRLARSVAFVSNILESGVDFVAADFPEANRLTIHILSAVAEHEARMISDRTKAALKAAKARGVVLGGDRGNLPSVAARGAQASAVARSRQADERAQDVAPLIMSLRDAGKNFEDIAIELQGREIPTARGGVWTGQKVSRLMRRALQL
- a CDS encoding helix-turn-helix domain-containing protein → MEDWRIRVGKNVRRLREDRGLTQERIAFDAKIDLTYLGGIERGKRNPSLLVMVRISDALGVAVTELVA
- a CDS encoding reverse transcriptase domain-containing protein — encoded protein: MQRSLRGRASKIVAAIEANANLRPVDRLKKRDAVARAETLSPWRGTMEYVEVRAKRKPSGGERLYLAFGWESRVLQEQVGHAIQPFLKRDDRCFLQRGVDHAVRHAIALMRDRDWRWIIEADITNFYPSIGKEEVARLLPVDGRISHVVITSDHANPRYTYPRFMKGCSTAVHALTAFRGLPQGARTSPAVADAFVAQQLAKLSPDFATVNFGDNFLVGGRTRREALQNFEALVAAFGGCSNSQLTVVQKQLRRCDQGFKFLGYQLRMQRHRTIVGPQDHHLHRAILQFDRILNRADGPSGPMKVWHEVSSRIGSFSLWQGAASWSFRMIQVLARYNPKRSFMARLALDRLKEKMRSQMML
- a CDS encoding IS1380-like element ISSp1 family transposase, which produces MNDDIASSFGFPAVGRKKITAAFDGGRLTSDGGVLLLAQAERAMGICQRLAACIADPRDPARVIHRLDDILRARVFAIACGYEDADDLDALRDDPGFRLALGKLPESGAGLASQPTMSRWENAPTTRELASMMAAMIDIYCASYPAPPTAVTLDIDDTCDVVHGYQQLSFWNGHHGERCFLPIHIYDTATGRPVAMLLRTGKTPSGKEAAGHIRRLVRHLRRNWPDTHITIRGDGHYGRPEVMAYCDAARVDYVFGLPTNSALRADPAIVAVADACAVKRAQRQCPVLRNYAETRYGAKTWKCQRRVVARIEASTLGMDIRYVVTSLATGSAEHIYDTLYCARGQAENLIKRHKSQLASDRTSCRSANANQMRLILHTAAYWLLWRIQQAMPRTAALASAEFTTLRLRLLKVAARVVESASRIRIAFASACPDADLFRALVLRLKPAPT